A region of Cataglyphis hispanica isolate Lineage 1 chromosome 8, ULB_Chis1_1.0, whole genome shotgun sequence DNA encodes the following proteins:
- the LOC126851305 gene encoding uncharacterized protein LOC126851305 isoform X3, with protein sequence MADIGADPPPGCKLTLGYKEDAQDLRSSTEELDLQDPVHEQDLKRESKRRKRKEVDGSQSDYSGKQLDRERKDSNCSEICLLNISGRTSRLSSVGSQGSGVSGKLSVVSATSSRSPSPHKCLLETSFCGSKPTLADNLIEPSKPETDDLEKILLKREADTTKALIPESIKVPMVGGNLKPDPLDKPRRRGREERKEIFKREVEITKRFLEKANIEVPIIKKSCEQQESMIMQQQQSTKTQVQEVQKPVTLDFNDKRKKAQNFKEIVQTTPTTSSFTGSPKLPRHQKVRDLEGSRTPSPSSVSRKSSFASLFKTKTDGCVLSPESPSPSTKPRRSLTSKLKDTTESLRSRSKSRERVSIDKGSTLKKDSKNKGMFSSTLSLFKKRERKKSYDEAIAASCDIDAHSGIEHPSLESIGRVEFTFDMEKKRNRQDDSIFISLHADDRNYEEALPSESVSIPLETPTKLLDEYESEEPRTSSIITEVSIEHHPAPSSIAKVRTEAQIETKTTTMVTAQSTSRTSSRDNLLSQSVPKDSQISKRDSKINTQTNKMIETSPLVKSSIKTEIKSEFKSAELRLLSSGSSKESTGKKPDVTKPKRKSRESQQQPTPPERIDNDASMQQKKENSRESARAAQDIKRSDLLDEVSNKDGLVKTPSMISDLDHNSSESERDSEIEFIRNKVEKMAEELPDERKGLFYEESFEEDLPYIPTTLPLEKSVAVPILPVKQRLQEVRTIPIERPRSTTPINPTLLDEFVMQTSLDERRVERMKISLPREDSFKLKSPRRQYASTTNTFTEFAGRVPPDGCRKSIITHGKSPSPPPLPPRAPAAATTTAVAATTATTRPSNWINFEEIPEKRKAPKRIQTIPRPEDEIAKTIAGGYSYVQPEECKCECHEESRRASMREAAAAATATSVSTRTSSCSSNGERPCNGENCTAPTTGGNSVDRASIVSDSSLECSLSIDDGQSTQALLGNSTKPFAMDLDVRSNRSSIISQEENDENQHQ encoded by the exons ATGGCGGATATAG GTGCGGATCCTCCGCCCGGCTGTAAACTGACTTTGGGCTACAAAGAGGATGCCCAAGATCTCAGATCCTCCACGGAAGAGCTGGATTTACAAGATCCTGTTCACGAGCAGGATCTCAAAAGAGAATCTAAGAGACGAAAGCGGAAGGAGGTAGATGGATCCCAGTCGGATTACAGTGGCAAGCAACTGGACCGTGAACGCAAAGACAGCAATTGTTCAGAAATATGTCTGCTCAACATCAGTGGCAGAACGTCCAGATTGTCTTCGGTCGGTAGCCAAGGATCTGGCGTCTCCGGGAAGCTTTCGGTTGTCTCGGCAACTTCGTCCAG atCTCCCAGTCCGCACAAGTGTCTGTTGGAGACATCGTTCTGCGGAAGCAAACCTACTCTAGCCGACAATCTGATAGAACCATCGAAACCGGAGACTGATGATCTTGAAAAGATACTTTTGAAGCGGGAAGCCGATACTACGAAAGCGCTGATTCCCGAGAGCATCAAGGTGCCGATGGTTGGAGGTAATTTGAAGCCAGATCCATTGGACAAACCCAGAAGACGCGGTCGCGAGGAacgaaaagagatttttaagcGAGAGGTGGAAATTACGAAGAGATTTCTAGAGAAAGCCAATATAGAG GTACCAATCATCAAAAAATCATGCGAGCAACAAGAATCGATGATAATGCAACAGCAGCAATCCACAAAGACTCAAGTCCAAGAAGTTCAGAAACCCGTGACACTCGACTTCaacgataaaagaaaaaaggcgCAGAACTTTAAGGAAATTGTGCAGACGACGCCGACGACAAGTAGCTTCACCGGAAGTCCCAAGTTACCGAGACATCAGAAAGTGCGTGATCTCGAAGGTTCGCGGACGCCTAGTCCGTCATCCGTATCCAGAAAGAGCAGCTTTGCTTCGTTGTTTAAg ACTAAAACTGATGGTTGCGTGTTAAGTCCGGAATCGCCGTCGCCCAGTACGAAGCCACGACGAAGTCTGACTTCGAAACTGAAAGACACTACGGAAAGTCTGAGAAGTCGTTCAAAGTCGCGCGAGAGGGTCTCCATCGACAAGGGTTCGACGTTGAAAAAAGATTCGAAGAATAAAGGGATGTTTTCGTCTACGTTGAGTCTATTTAAGAAAcgtgagaggaaaaaaagttaTGATGAGGCGATCGCGGCTTCATGTGATATTGACGCTCATAGCGGAATCGAACATCCGTCTCTAGAGAGCATCGGCCGTGTAGAATTCACATTCGATatggagaagaaaagaaaccgCCAGGatgattcaatttttatcagcCTGCACGCCGATGACAGGAATTATGAAGAAGCCTTGCCATCGGAGAGCGTCTCGATACCATTGGAAACGCCGACCAAGCTGCTGGATGAGTACGAATCCGAGGAACCGCGTACGAGTAGCATAATCACGGAGGTGTCGATTGAACATCATCCAGCACCGTCGTCGATCGCTAAAGTCAGGACTGAGGCGCAGATCGAAACAAAGACGACGACAATGGTAACAGCGCAGTCTACGTCCAGGACTTCATCTAGGGATAACCTACTTTCACAGAGCGTGCCGAAAGATTCGCAGATATCGAAAAGAGACTCGAAAATTAACACGCAGACTAACAAAATGATTGAAACATCGCCATTGGTAAAATCATCGATTAAAACAGAGATAAAATCGGAGTTTAAATCAGCGGAATTGCGGCTATTGTCCAGCGGTTCGTCGAAAGAATCTACTGGCAAAAAGCCGGATGTAACGAAGCCAAAGAGGAAAAGTAGAGAGAGTCAGCAGCAACCCACACCACCTGAGAGGATAGACAACGATGCATCaatgcaacaaaaaaaagaaaattctaggGAATCTGCACGAGCTGCGCAAGATATCAAGAGATCCGATCTCCTTGACGAGGTCAGCAATAAGGACGGCTTAGTAAAAACGCCCAGCATGATATCCGATCTGGATCACAACAGTTCAGAGTCCGAGAGAGATTCGGAGATTGAATTCATCCGCAATAAGGTCGAAAAGATGGCGGAAGAACTACCGGACGAACGAAAGGGTCTCTTTTATGAGGAAAGTTTTGAGGAAGATCTTCCATATATACCGACAACTCTACCATTGGAGAAGAGCGTCGCTGTACCTATCCTGCCTGTTAAACAACGACTTCAGGAAGTaag GACAATTCCGATCGAAAGACCGCGTTCGACCACACCGATAAACCCGACTTTACTCGACGAGTTTGTGATGCAGACATCGCTAGATGAGCGGCGCGTAGAGCGGATGAAGATATCTTTGCCACGGGAAGACAGTTTTAAGTTGAAAAGTCCGCGCCGACAGTATGCCAGTACGACGAACACATTTACGGAGTTTGCGGGCAGAGTGCCACCGGATGGCTGTCGCAAGAGCATTATCACTCACGGAAAATCACCTAGTCCACCTCCACTGCCACCGAGAGCaccagcagcagcaacaacaacagcagtAGCGgcaacaacagcaacaacgCGACCGAGCAACTGGATAAATTTTGAGGAGATTCCAGAGAAACGAAAGGCGCCGAAGCGAATACAGACGATACCGCGACCGGAAGACGAAATTGCAAAGACGATTGCCGGCGGTTATAGCTATGTGCAACCGGAGGAGTGCAAGTGTGAATGCCATGAGGAATCTAGGCGGGCGTCTATGCGAGAGGCGGCAGCGGCCGCAACCGCTACCAGCGTTAGTACCAGAACTTCCTCTTGTAGCAGCAACGGTGAACGGCCGTGCAATGGTGAAAACTGCACAGCGCCAACTACAGGCGGCAACTCCGTCGACCGCGCTAGCATTGTCAG TGATAGTTCACTGGAATGTTCGCTGAGCATTGATGATGGCCAAAGTACACAGGCGCTCCTCGGCAACTCAACGAAACCTTTTGCCATGGATCTCGACGTACGGTCCAATAGATCAAGCATCATATCGCAGGAGGAGAATGATGAGAACCAGcaccaataa
- the LOC126851305 gene encoding uncharacterized protein LOC126851305 isoform X2, translating into MTSGLPSAYQKKLGPAPIASFEDLSDEVENGESTTAVTAAAVAPAAAGRMPGIIEVTTPATPGSSLKTPSTPRIDISRASSSSHHEDSNSRDSSPERELLAGADPPPGCKLTLGYKEDAQDLRSSTEELDLQDPVHEQDLKRESKRRKRKEVDGSQSDYSGKQLDRERKDSNCSEICLLNISGRTSRLSSVGSQGSGVSGKLSVVSATSSRSPSPHKCLLETSFCGSKPTLADNLIEPSKPETDDLEKILLKREADTTKALIPESIKVPMVGGNLKPDPLDKPRRRGREERKEIFKREVEITKRFLEKANIEVPIIKKSCEQQESMIMQQQQSTKTQVQEVQKPVTLDFNDKRKKAQNFKEIVQTTPTTSSFTGSPKLPRHQKVRDLEGSRTPSPSSVSRKSSFASLFKTKTDGCVLSPESPSPSTKPRRSLTSKLKDTTESLRSRSKSRERVSIDKGSTLKKDSKNKGMFSSTLSLFKKRERKKSYDEAIAASCDIDAHSGIEHPSLESIGRVEFTFDMEKKRNRQDDSIFISLHADDRNYEEALPSESVSIPLETPTKLLDEYESEEPRTSSIITEVSIEHHPAPSSIAKVRTEAQIETKTTTMVTAQSTSRTSSRDNLLSQSVPKDSQISKRDSKINTQTNKMIETSPLVKSSIKTEIKSEFKSAELRLLSSGSSKESTGKKPDVTKPKRKSRESQQQPTPPERIDNDASMQQKKENSRESARAAQDIKRSDLLDEVSNKDGLVKTPSMISDLDHNSSESERDSEIEFIRNKVEKMAEELPDERKGLFYEESFEEDLPYIPTTLPLEKSVAVPILPVKQRLQEVRTIPIERPRSTTPINPTLLDEFVMQTSLDERRVERMKISLPREDSFKLKSPRRQYASTTNTFTEFAGRVPPDGCRKSIITHGKSPSPPPLPPRAPAAATTTAVAATTATTRPSNWINFEEIPEKRKAPKRIQTIPRPEDEIAKTIAGGYSYVQPEECKCECHEESRRASMREAAAAATATSVSTRTSSCSSNGERPCNGENCTAPTTGGNSVDRASIVRNLFLYFQ; encoded by the exons ATGACGTCAGGATTGCCAAGCGCTTATCAAAAGAAGCTTGGACCAGCGCCGATAGCATCCTTCGAAGACCTGTCGGACGAGGTGGAAAAC GGGGAATCGACGACGGCGGTGACGGCTGCGGCAGTGGCGCCGGCGGCGGCGGGGCGAATGCCGGGCATCATCGAGGTAACCACGCCGGCAACGCCTGGCAGTTCGCTCAAGACGCCCAGCACGCCGCGAATTGATATCAGCAGGGCGAGCAGCTCCTCGCACCATGAGGATAGTAATTCGAGAGATTCGTCGCCTGAACGGGAGCTTCTCGCAG GTGCGGATCCTCCGCCCGGCTGTAAACTGACTTTGGGCTACAAAGAGGATGCCCAAGATCTCAGATCCTCCACGGAAGAGCTGGATTTACAAGATCCTGTTCACGAGCAGGATCTCAAAAGAGAATCTAAGAGACGAAAGCGGAAGGAGGTAGATGGATCCCAGTCGGATTACAGTGGCAAGCAACTGGACCGTGAACGCAAAGACAGCAATTGTTCAGAAATATGTCTGCTCAACATCAGTGGCAGAACGTCCAGATTGTCTTCGGTCGGTAGCCAAGGATCTGGCGTCTCCGGGAAGCTTTCGGTTGTCTCGGCAACTTCGTCCAG atCTCCCAGTCCGCACAAGTGTCTGTTGGAGACATCGTTCTGCGGAAGCAAACCTACTCTAGCCGACAATCTGATAGAACCATCGAAACCGGAGACTGATGATCTTGAAAAGATACTTTTGAAGCGGGAAGCCGATACTACGAAAGCGCTGATTCCCGAGAGCATCAAGGTGCCGATGGTTGGAGGTAATTTGAAGCCAGATCCATTGGACAAACCCAGAAGACGCGGTCGCGAGGAacgaaaagagatttttaagcGAGAGGTGGAAATTACGAAGAGATTTCTAGAGAAAGCCAATATAGAG GTACCAATCATCAAAAAATCATGCGAGCAACAAGAATCGATGATAATGCAACAGCAGCAATCCACAAAGACTCAAGTCCAAGAAGTTCAGAAACCCGTGACACTCGACTTCaacgataaaagaaaaaaggcgCAGAACTTTAAGGAAATTGTGCAGACGACGCCGACGACAAGTAGCTTCACCGGAAGTCCCAAGTTACCGAGACATCAGAAAGTGCGTGATCTCGAAGGTTCGCGGACGCCTAGTCCGTCATCCGTATCCAGAAAGAGCAGCTTTGCTTCGTTGTTTAAg ACTAAAACTGATGGTTGCGTGTTAAGTCCGGAATCGCCGTCGCCCAGTACGAAGCCACGACGAAGTCTGACTTCGAAACTGAAAGACACTACGGAAAGTCTGAGAAGTCGTTCAAAGTCGCGCGAGAGGGTCTCCATCGACAAGGGTTCGACGTTGAAAAAAGATTCGAAGAATAAAGGGATGTTTTCGTCTACGTTGAGTCTATTTAAGAAAcgtgagaggaaaaaaagttaTGATGAGGCGATCGCGGCTTCATGTGATATTGACGCTCATAGCGGAATCGAACATCCGTCTCTAGAGAGCATCGGCCGTGTAGAATTCACATTCGATatggagaagaaaagaaaccgCCAGGatgattcaatttttatcagcCTGCACGCCGATGACAGGAATTATGAAGAAGCCTTGCCATCGGAGAGCGTCTCGATACCATTGGAAACGCCGACCAAGCTGCTGGATGAGTACGAATCCGAGGAACCGCGTACGAGTAGCATAATCACGGAGGTGTCGATTGAACATCATCCAGCACCGTCGTCGATCGCTAAAGTCAGGACTGAGGCGCAGATCGAAACAAAGACGACGACAATGGTAACAGCGCAGTCTACGTCCAGGACTTCATCTAGGGATAACCTACTTTCACAGAGCGTGCCGAAAGATTCGCAGATATCGAAAAGAGACTCGAAAATTAACACGCAGACTAACAAAATGATTGAAACATCGCCATTGGTAAAATCATCGATTAAAACAGAGATAAAATCGGAGTTTAAATCAGCGGAATTGCGGCTATTGTCCAGCGGTTCGTCGAAAGAATCTACTGGCAAAAAGCCGGATGTAACGAAGCCAAAGAGGAAAAGTAGAGAGAGTCAGCAGCAACCCACACCACCTGAGAGGATAGACAACGATGCATCaatgcaacaaaaaaaagaaaattctaggGAATCTGCACGAGCTGCGCAAGATATCAAGAGATCCGATCTCCTTGACGAGGTCAGCAATAAGGACGGCTTAGTAAAAACGCCCAGCATGATATCCGATCTGGATCACAACAGTTCAGAGTCCGAGAGAGATTCGGAGATTGAATTCATCCGCAATAAGGTCGAAAAGATGGCGGAAGAACTACCGGACGAACGAAAGGGTCTCTTTTATGAGGAAAGTTTTGAGGAAGATCTTCCATATATACCGACAACTCTACCATTGGAGAAGAGCGTCGCTGTACCTATCCTGCCTGTTAAACAACGACTTCAGGAAGTaag GACAATTCCGATCGAAAGACCGCGTTCGACCACACCGATAAACCCGACTTTACTCGACGAGTTTGTGATGCAGACATCGCTAGATGAGCGGCGCGTAGAGCGGATGAAGATATCTTTGCCACGGGAAGACAGTTTTAAGTTGAAAAGTCCGCGCCGACAGTATGCCAGTACGACGAACACATTTACGGAGTTTGCGGGCAGAGTGCCACCGGATGGCTGTCGCAAGAGCATTATCACTCACGGAAAATCACCTAGTCCACCTCCACTGCCACCGAGAGCaccagcagcagcaacaacaacagcagtAGCGgcaacaacagcaacaacgCGACCGAGCAACTGGATAAATTTTGAGGAGATTCCAGAGAAACGAAAGGCGCCGAAGCGAATACAGACGATACCGCGACCGGAAGACGAAATTGCAAAGACGATTGCCGGCGGTTATAGCTATGTGCAACCGGAGGAGTGCAAGTGTGAATGCCATGAGGAATCTAGGCGGGCGTCTATGCGAGAGGCGGCAGCGGCCGCAACCGCTACCAGCGTTAGTACCAGAACTTCCTCTTGTAGCAGCAACGGTGAACGGCCGTGCAATGGTGAAAACTGCACAGCGCCAACTACAGGCGGCAACTCCGTCGACCGCGCTAGCATTGTCAG AAATCTGTTTCTGTACTTTCAGTGA
- the LOC126851305 gene encoding uncharacterized protein LOC126851305 isoform X1 yields the protein MTSGLPSAYQKKLGPAPIASFEDLSDEVENGESTTAVTAAAVAPAAAGRMPGIIEVTTPATPGSSLKTPSTPRIDISRASSSSHHEDSNSRDSSPERELLAGADPPPGCKLTLGYKEDAQDLRSSTEELDLQDPVHEQDLKRESKRRKRKEVDGSQSDYSGKQLDRERKDSNCSEICLLNISGRTSRLSSVGSQGSGVSGKLSVVSATSSRSPSPHKCLLETSFCGSKPTLADNLIEPSKPETDDLEKILLKREADTTKALIPESIKVPMVGGNLKPDPLDKPRRRGREERKEIFKREVEITKRFLEKANIEVPIIKKSCEQQESMIMQQQQSTKTQVQEVQKPVTLDFNDKRKKAQNFKEIVQTTPTTSSFTGSPKLPRHQKVRDLEGSRTPSPSSVSRKSSFASLFKTKTDGCVLSPESPSPSTKPRRSLTSKLKDTTESLRSRSKSRERVSIDKGSTLKKDSKNKGMFSSTLSLFKKRERKKSYDEAIAASCDIDAHSGIEHPSLESIGRVEFTFDMEKKRNRQDDSIFISLHADDRNYEEALPSESVSIPLETPTKLLDEYESEEPRTSSIITEVSIEHHPAPSSIAKVRTEAQIETKTTTMVTAQSTSRTSSRDNLLSQSVPKDSQISKRDSKINTQTNKMIETSPLVKSSIKTEIKSEFKSAELRLLSSGSSKESTGKKPDVTKPKRKSRESQQQPTPPERIDNDASMQQKKENSRESARAAQDIKRSDLLDEVSNKDGLVKTPSMISDLDHNSSESERDSEIEFIRNKVEKMAEELPDERKGLFYEESFEEDLPYIPTTLPLEKSVAVPILPVKQRLQEVRTIPIERPRSTTPINPTLLDEFVMQTSLDERRVERMKISLPREDSFKLKSPRRQYASTTNTFTEFAGRVPPDGCRKSIITHGKSPSPPPLPPRAPAAATTTAVAATTATTRPSNWINFEEIPEKRKAPKRIQTIPRPEDEIAKTIAGGYSYVQPEECKCECHEESRRASMREAAAAATATSVSTRTSSCSSNGERPCNGENCTAPTTGGNSVDRASIVSDSSLECSLSIDDGQSTQALLGNSTKPFAMDLDVRSNRSSIISQEENDENQHQ from the exons ATGACGTCAGGATTGCCAAGCGCTTATCAAAAGAAGCTTGGACCAGCGCCGATAGCATCCTTCGAAGACCTGTCGGACGAGGTGGAAAAC GGGGAATCGACGACGGCGGTGACGGCTGCGGCAGTGGCGCCGGCGGCGGCGGGGCGAATGCCGGGCATCATCGAGGTAACCACGCCGGCAACGCCTGGCAGTTCGCTCAAGACGCCCAGCACGCCGCGAATTGATATCAGCAGGGCGAGCAGCTCCTCGCACCATGAGGATAGTAATTCGAGAGATTCGTCGCCTGAACGGGAGCTTCTCGCAG GTGCGGATCCTCCGCCCGGCTGTAAACTGACTTTGGGCTACAAAGAGGATGCCCAAGATCTCAGATCCTCCACGGAAGAGCTGGATTTACAAGATCCTGTTCACGAGCAGGATCTCAAAAGAGAATCTAAGAGACGAAAGCGGAAGGAGGTAGATGGATCCCAGTCGGATTACAGTGGCAAGCAACTGGACCGTGAACGCAAAGACAGCAATTGTTCAGAAATATGTCTGCTCAACATCAGTGGCAGAACGTCCAGATTGTCTTCGGTCGGTAGCCAAGGATCTGGCGTCTCCGGGAAGCTTTCGGTTGTCTCGGCAACTTCGTCCAG atCTCCCAGTCCGCACAAGTGTCTGTTGGAGACATCGTTCTGCGGAAGCAAACCTACTCTAGCCGACAATCTGATAGAACCATCGAAACCGGAGACTGATGATCTTGAAAAGATACTTTTGAAGCGGGAAGCCGATACTACGAAAGCGCTGATTCCCGAGAGCATCAAGGTGCCGATGGTTGGAGGTAATTTGAAGCCAGATCCATTGGACAAACCCAGAAGACGCGGTCGCGAGGAacgaaaagagatttttaagcGAGAGGTGGAAATTACGAAGAGATTTCTAGAGAAAGCCAATATAGAG GTACCAATCATCAAAAAATCATGCGAGCAACAAGAATCGATGATAATGCAACAGCAGCAATCCACAAAGACTCAAGTCCAAGAAGTTCAGAAACCCGTGACACTCGACTTCaacgataaaagaaaaaaggcgCAGAACTTTAAGGAAATTGTGCAGACGACGCCGACGACAAGTAGCTTCACCGGAAGTCCCAAGTTACCGAGACATCAGAAAGTGCGTGATCTCGAAGGTTCGCGGACGCCTAGTCCGTCATCCGTATCCAGAAAGAGCAGCTTTGCTTCGTTGTTTAAg ACTAAAACTGATGGTTGCGTGTTAAGTCCGGAATCGCCGTCGCCCAGTACGAAGCCACGACGAAGTCTGACTTCGAAACTGAAAGACACTACGGAAAGTCTGAGAAGTCGTTCAAAGTCGCGCGAGAGGGTCTCCATCGACAAGGGTTCGACGTTGAAAAAAGATTCGAAGAATAAAGGGATGTTTTCGTCTACGTTGAGTCTATTTAAGAAAcgtgagaggaaaaaaagttaTGATGAGGCGATCGCGGCTTCATGTGATATTGACGCTCATAGCGGAATCGAACATCCGTCTCTAGAGAGCATCGGCCGTGTAGAATTCACATTCGATatggagaagaaaagaaaccgCCAGGatgattcaatttttatcagcCTGCACGCCGATGACAGGAATTATGAAGAAGCCTTGCCATCGGAGAGCGTCTCGATACCATTGGAAACGCCGACCAAGCTGCTGGATGAGTACGAATCCGAGGAACCGCGTACGAGTAGCATAATCACGGAGGTGTCGATTGAACATCATCCAGCACCGTCGTCGATCGCTAAAGTCAGGACTGAGGCGCAGATCGAAACAAAGACGACGACAATGGTAACAGCGCAGTCTACGTCCAGGACTTCATCTAGGGATAACCTACTTTCACAGAGCGTGCCGAAAGATTCGCAGATATCGAAAAGAGACTCGAAAATTAACACGCAGACTAACAAAATGATTGAAACATCGCCATTGGTAAAATCATCGATTAAAACAGAGATAAAATCGGAGTTTAAATCAGCGGAATTGCGGCTATTGTCCAGCGGTTCGTCGAAAGAATCTACTGGCAAAAAGCCGGATGTAACGAAGCCAAAGAGGAAAAGTAGAGAGAGTCAGCAGCAACCCACACCACCTGAGAGGATAGACAACGATGCATCaatgcaacaaaaaaaagaaaattctaggGAATCTGCACGAGCTGCGCAAGATATCAAGAGATCCGATCTCCTTGACGAGGTCAGCAATAAGGACGGCTTAGTAAAAACGCCCAGCATGATATCCGATCTGGATCACAACAGTTCAGAGTCCGAGAGAGATTCGGAGATTGAATTCATCCGCAATAAGGTCGAAAAGATGGCGGAAGAACTACCGGACGAACGAAAGGGTCTCTTTTATGAGGAAAGTTTTGAGGAAGATCTTCCATATATACCGACAACTCTACCATTGGAGAAGAGCGTCGCTGTACCTATCCTGCCTGTTAAACAACGACTTCAGGAAGTaag GACAATTCCGATCGAAAGACCGCGTTCGACCACACCGATAAACCCGACTTTACTCGACGAGTTTGTGATGCAGACATCGCTAGATGAGCGGCGCGTAGAGCGGATGAAGATATCTTTGCCACGGGAAGACAGTTTTAAGTTGAAAAGTCCGCGCCGACAGTATGCCAGTACGACGAACACATTTACGGAGTTTGCGGGCAGAGTGCCACCGGATGGCTGTCGCAAGAGCATTATCACTCACGGAAAATCACCTAGTCCACCTCCACTGCCACCGAGAGCaccagcagcagcaacaacaacagcagtAGCGgcaacaacagcaacaacgCGACCGAGCAACTGGATAAATTTTGAGGAGATTCCAGAGAAACGAAAGGCGCCGAAGCGAATACAGACGATACCGCGACCGGAAGACGAAATTGCAAAGACGATTGCCGGCGGTTATAGCTATGTGCAACCGGAGGAGTGCAAGTGTGAATGCCATGAGGAATCTAGGCGGGCGTCTATGCGAGAGGCGGCAGCGGCCGCAACCGCTACCAGCGTTAGTACCAGAACTTCCTCTTGTAGCAGCAACGGTGAACGGCCGTGCAATGGTGAAAACTGCACAGCGCCAACTACAGGCGGCAACTCCGTCGACCGCGCTAGCATTGTCAG TGATAGTTCACTGGAATGTTCGCTGAGCATTGATGATGGCCAAAGTACACAGGCGCTCCTCGGCAACTCAACGAAACCTTTTGCCATGGATCTCGACGTACGGTCCAATAGATCAAGCATCATATCGCAGGAGGAGAATGATGAGAACCAGcaccaataa